The sequence ACccttattttttgtcaaatagcAACATAAATTCCCAAATTCAGCTAATTCAGTGCCTCTGGGTACTACAAATGATCACAGCACCCAGGCAGCCTCCAAACCCTCTTTTCTCGCTTTATTCAACTCCAAAATATTTCTGCACCGCTTAATCATTACCAATCCTCAATAACAACATAATTTTCTGCTCTTGGCATCAAATAAACCAATCAAAGAGCATTCCAAACACCTAACCAACAGCTGACAGAAATTCTCGTGTCCAGTTTCCAGGCcaaacagacaaaaaaaaaaaaaaaaaaaaactaaaattgaaccctaaaaaatctataaaacacCAACAACTTCTTGGTTCAGTGATACGGGCCTTCAATATCCTCACTCAGTGATTGGGTTTAAGTCTTACCGCCAAGTGTTAGAACCCAACTCCATGGAAAAACTCTGAGCTTCAGTCATAACATAGGTGCAGTGATGGGCCCCCTCTAGATGTGACTGTATACTGTGGGGCAATGTGCTTTGTTGGAAGTCCAGGTAGTCTATCTGCATCCCCATTTTTGCCCACAAAGAAATCTACATGCCTCTATACCAttcttttaaagttttactAAATGCTAAATTCCCCAAATTCAAGCTTGCAACAAATAGACAATGCGAACTCCTAAAACTCTGCCTAGTGTAAGAAAGATTACCAGATCATTTGATACCaatcttaaaaatacaattgatATCCTTCAAGAGACAAAGGTTTTCCCAACAGTCCAGAGTTAGGACAGAGCAGGATGGTCTTACCAGGAGAATTTTTATTGCTACCAAATTTAGCATAATCAGCAAGTTTCTGAGCTACATCCTGAATAGAAGTGACAACCTGCTTTGCATTTGTGACCAAACCTATCACACTCTTCCAGTCCTCCTTCTCAACCACACTCATCCTGTACAAAAAGCAAAGAATAAAGTGGATGCAAAATTGTTAACAGAAAGGAACTTCAATTACTTAAAAGAAAACTACATGAATCAAGTAATATTGCTAAAAACAATATGTTCATAGACTTGCGATATTCATCTAAATTGGTACCTATGAACTCATTTAATGCTCAGATTTTAGGAAgatcattaaaagaaactaCAGATGAACAAATGAAATGCAACTGACAGAGTGGACAAACTTCAACCTCCCAAGGACCCCATTCCTTATGCATGTAACTTGGTAACAATTTTGGATCCCCACTATAGCCAATAATTGACAACCCTCACTTCTCTTTGTTGTGTCAAAATTCTCATATGGTGTAGACTAAATTACAAATCAAgggaatttttttcctttttcgaAATGATATGCTGCCAATTCAGGTTCTGTGCAGTTCTGCAAATCAACAATCCATACATGAGAAAGATCATAAAAGTAGATTCTAGAAACTAGTTTCCCAACCCATCCCAAATATCCCCACAATAAGATTACACCTATTCTTTCATCATAAAATTGACAAGAAATGCAAAGATAGTTCAGACAGCAGGGATGTATACGAATCATCATTTCATCTAACCTGAAGAGAGTAGTGATGGGATTTACTTATGCATTCAAAATTCCTAAGATGTTCCCAAAGTCAACAATCTTAATTTCCAATTTTTGAACCCTAAATAATTGAATTCTGAAAGCTCACAACTCCCATAACTAAGCAAATGGACGTGCACTTTCTACACACTTGCATGATGAGTCCAGTTGATTTCTATTCCTTCTAATTGATACTCTAAGCTAGTCCATAGAGTGCATGTATCTACTGcattttttcccttcaagttgTCAGCATAAGCATACTTACCAATCAGTTTGAAGAATTTCATTTCTCAGTCTTTCCAGAGAAGCTGCACTTAATCTAGGTATGATGTCATCCTgcaaaaaaaggaaattgagaAACACTAACAAATGAAAATAAGAGACAACATTAAAATCAAGGAGCAGGAAAATGAAAGATCCTTTATCCTTTTTTCTAGGAAGGGAAAAGGCTTCGCGTGAAGAACACAAATGACAGAGAATCAAGTGCATCAGCCCACCTTCATTACTACGTTTATAACAAAATCAGAGCAACTTTCAGCAAGTTCTTTGGAGACACAGGGTGGACTTGCATAGCCAACAGCAGTAACAATGTGAGGGCTAAAACCAAGTTCCTTAGGTGACTTTTTACGGAGCATGATTGCTAGCAAAGAAGCTGTTGCAGCTCCAAGAGAATGTCCCACCAACCTTAATCTAAATCCCTGTAGATCAATTAGTTTCACCATGACAGCTTtcttaatgggaaaaaaaaaaacaagagaaagaaaCCTGATGTAACAGTAAATTGCCCCCTAGAAAAGGGAAGGAAAGAGTTAACTTTTCACCACCTCGTATTTCTCTAAGCATTTCCTTATGGTTCCCATCTCATGACTAAGAAACCAACGAGCAGCTTCAGTTGTGCCGAAGTGGGTTGAATAGCCTTCAAATGTGACTTCTCCATCACTCGAGGAAACAATATCAGTGATAAGGTCATAGACAGTATGAGTTCCACGAATTCCAAGAATTACTAGTTTCTTTCTAGGATCAATGGCAATGTAATATCCAGGCCTCATGACACTAGAACTTTTTACAAACTTAAGAACATTGTTTTCACGGATCATGCTATTCCTTACAAGTCCAGATGGACAATCCTTATAACAACCTTTTGCTAGCTCAACATGATAGATAAGATCATGTACCTATATCACAAAAAAATGACTGACATAAGTACAAGAAAGAACAATACGTTTAACATCAAGCACACAAAATAGATTCCTCGGCAACAAAGGTTTTAGAAATTACTATCGACTCCGAAGAAACTTCAACTCCCTTAACAtcctcaaaaatatttaatgacgCCTGACGCAGATAAATTAGATACAATCCTATCGTGAGATCACTCAAACTCCAACCTTCAATGGGAATCTTGCTCCGCTGAATGCTAGCAATTATTTCCGAAACCGATCGAGTACTCGCTGGAATTTTATTTCCAACCCCATTCCctacaaaaaccaaaattaaaaaaaaaaaaaatcaatgacccTCAACTCCCACTAtctacatcaatttttttttcttaaaaaaaaactttattcctATTATTATTACAACAGAAAATCATATCTAAATTAAAGTGCTAATTAACTAACAGACCTGTAGAGAGAGCCCACCTGCATAACTGGAGAGCAGGTTCAAGAGCTTTAGTAAGCCAAGCAAGCTCTATTTTCCCCTTATTATCACTCAAATCGTCATCACCAGAGCTGTAATTGCTAAGTTCACCTCCAGATTTATTATTAGTctttgaagaagaaggagaagatacTTGAGCTGATTTTTCTGATTTTGACATTTCTGATTGGCTCCTGTTTATAACACCATACAGAAACTTCCTGCATGTTTGTTGCCTTCTCAATATATTATTGCTACAGTCTGTcgatagacaaaaaaaattgttaaatttcAGTAATTCGAAAAAAATAGGGAGACGGGGTTCAGTTGTAACGTACACATGTCGTGGGAAAGGCGTTTTAGGTATCGGTTTGCCATTCTTGCGGCGGCGGCGGTCAGGGCATGATAGAGGCAGCTTGATTGTGACAAGAGGCACGTTCTTAGCTGAAGATCGCTAACTATGTGACGGCGAAAGCTCGATTTGGATATAACTAAGCAAGCGGTAAGGAAGCAGCTGGAGGAGACGTGGAAGATGTACGGAAGCTAGCGTGTTCAGTTTTTGAAGAGAGATGGTTGGTTTTGCTATTATGATACAGATAGGAGGGTGTTATGGTCACTAAGAAATTAATCAGATGGACTTGGTTACTGTGGGTCTTCGAGTGCTTATGGGCTGTGGGCTTCACCTTCGATTGACGGACTAAAATGACAGCCTGGCAGACCCTGATCTCTCCTCTCTATAAATGACTAtctttagggtttagggtttgctTCAATACACAACCCTCTTCCACATTATAAATTCTCGCCGCTTTCCGTCTCACCCTTGCTCAACAACAGAATTCACCTTCCCTACAGTGTTCTTGACACTGTAATCACAATTTGATGAAGTAAATAGGAATGcaatagaattttttattttatttatttttcgtaTGATTTGGTGGAGGAGAATGAGGTGATGATTATGATATGTTTCCCTATTGGTTTGATTGCCGTGATGATGGCGTCGACTTTGTATTAGCTCTATCTGATCATTCTCTTCCACATCTCTGCtttatatcaattaatttttttattttattttagattctaTAATGGGGTTCTTAAGAGAATGAAATGATGATT is a genomic window of Populus alba chromosome 5, ASM523922v2, whole genome shotgun sequence containing:
- the LOC118062198 gene encoding uncharacterized protein, with translation MANRYLKRLSHDMYCSNNILRRQQTCRKFLYGVINRSQSEMSKSEKSAQVSSPSSSKTNNKSGGELSNYSSGDDDLSDNKGKIELAWLTKALEPALQLCRWALSTGNGVGNKIPASTRSVSEIIASIQRSKIPIEGWSLSDLTIGLYLIYLRQASLNIFEDVKGVEVSSESIVHDLIYHVELAKGCYKDCPSGLVRNSMIRENNVLKFVKSSSVMRPGYYIAIDPRKKLVILGIRGTHTVYDLITDIVSSSDGEVTFEGYSTHFGTTEAARWFLSHEMGTIRKCLEKYEGFRLRLVGHSLGAATASLLAIMLRKKSPKELGFSPHIVTAVGYASPPCVSKELAESCSDFVINVVMKDDIIPRLSAASLERLRNEILQTDWMSVVEKEDWKSVIGLVTNAKQVVTSIQDVAQKLADYAKFGSNKNSPDGSITRESHAIPAAPSTSKATTENAVIPEKERNANALPEELFVPGSVYYLKRDINTDAHTISDRGMELFTLWKRHPGEHFQRIVLPGNIISDHKCDSHYYALRDVLKGLPGTNNESIFK